One genomic segment of Profundibacter amoris includes these proteins:
- a CDS encoding queuosine precursor transporter — protein MTRILPGVIAMAAIVVASNILVQHLFGQWLTWGAFTYPFAFLVTDVMNRVYGVTAARKVVFAGFVVGVICSLIGTQIMGEFGPLVTWRIAIGSGIAFLTAQMMDVAVFDRLRRGAWWRAPLASTLVGSSLDTALFFTIAFSAQLAFIEPANDVSWANEVLPLLGIGPQVPLWVSLALADWMVKLSLALIALVPFRAIVTRISPDVA, from the coding sequence ATGACCCGCATCCTACCCGGCGTGATCGCCATGGCCGCCATTGTCGTGGCCAGCAATATCCTTGTTCAGCACCTGTTCGGCCAATGGCTGACGTGGGGCGCATTCACCTATCCCTTTGCCTTTCTCGTCACCGATGTGATGAACCGTGTTTACGGGGTAACGGCGGCACGCAAGGTGGTGTTCGCGGGCTTTGTTGTGGGCGTGATCTGTTCGCTTATCGGCACACAGATCATGGGCGAATTCGGCCCGCTGGTGACATGGCGTATCGCGATCGGATCGGGCATCGCATTCCTGACCGCACAGATGATGGATGTGGCCGTCTTTGACAGGTTGCGCCGCGGCGCATGGTGGCGGGCACCGCTGGCGTCAACCCTGGTCGGTTCCAGCCTTGATACCGCGCTGTTCTTTACCATCGCCTTTTCCGCGCAACTGGCATTCATCGAACCCGCAAACGACGTATCATGGGCGAACGAAGTCCTCCCGCTGCTGGGTATTGGCCCGCAAGTGCCGCTATGGGTGTCGCTTGCGCTGGCTGACTGGATGGTCAAACTGTCGCTGGCCCTGATCGCGCTGGTACCGTTTCGCGCCATTGTCACAAGAATTTCACCAGATGTTGCGTAA
- a CDS encoding esterase-like activity of phytase family protein: protein MPHRIRVALIGLLLATLPANSVTAQSAEYIRSYTWPAPTPRTGGFSALEVSGDGQEFTAISDLGLIATGQLHRKDGLISGVTASQFKLKNTENGKLSTFNSDAEGLAIRADGRIYVSFERYHRIWTYNRPDGQAAWIPRHPDFGKMDVNGGMEALAIGPDGALYTMAEGSSNLTAPFTVYRYRNGTWTTPFSIRRIGTFLPVGADFGPDGKLYLLERKLRSIFGFETRVRRFTISGDTISDGVTLLTTPAGTHDNLEGLSVWRYAQGDIRLTMVSDNNLNALQRTEFVEYRIKE from the coding sequence ATGCCGCACCGTATTAGAGTCGCGCTGATTGGCCTGCTGCTTGCCACCCTACCAGCAAACAGCGTCACCGCCCAATCCGCCGAATACATCAGAAGCTATACATGGCCTGCCCCCACCCCCAGAACCGGCGGATTTTCGGCGCTCGAGGTTTCCGGGGATGGACAGGAATTCACTGCCATCAGCGATCTGGGGTTAATCGCAACCGGCCAACTGCATCGTAAAGACGGGCTGATATCAGGCGTAACTGCCAGCCAATTCAAACTCAAAAATACCGAAAATGGCAAACTCTCGACCTTCAATTCCGATGCCGAAGGGCTGGCAATTCGTGCCGATGGCCGCATTTACGTATCATTCGAACGCTACCACCGAATCTGGACCTACAACCGCCCCGATGGTCAGGCCGCATGGATCCCCCGCCACCCCGATTTTGGCAAGATGGATGTTAACGGTGGCATGGAGGCGCTGGCCATCGGCCCAGATGGCGCGCTTTATACAATGGCCGAAGGGTCCAGCAATCTGACTGCCCCCTTTACCGTCTATCGCTATCGCAACGGAACATGGACCACGCCATTCAGCATCCGCCGCATCGGAACATTTCTGCCGGTCGGGGCCGATTTTGGGCCGGACGGAAAGCTTTATCTGCTGGAACGCAAACTGCGCAGTATCTTCGGTTTTGAAACCCGCGTGCGCCGATTCACCATTTCGGGGGATACGATTTCAGACGGGGTAACCCTGCTAACCACCCCCGCCGGCACCCATGACAATCTGGAAGGGCTGTCTGTCTGGCGTTATGCGCAGGGCGATATCCGGCTGACGATGGTGTCGGACAACAACCTGAATGCGCTGCAACGCACCGAATTCGTCGAATACCGGATCAAGGAATAA
- the mepA gene encoding penicillin-insensitive murein endopeptidase: protein MALPVAAKPLAKQLFGAHRQGSAQTPAPYGSYAKGCLAGGEQLPHTGATWLEMRVARNRNWGHPELIDFIKSLSRKASRMRGAKGIYLSDMSQPRGGPMLSGHRSHQIGLDADIWLMPATNMKLTVQQRANLSAVSYRRAKGAYVNSKWGRFQHNIVKAAAQDPRVARIFIFPGAKVQMCKDEKGDRRWLRKIRPWWGHHYHFHVRLKCPKGARGCVNQAPPPPGDGCKGAQEWVDNILNPPPPDPNAPPPKPRREYVLSDLPKQCRTVLESR, encoded by the coding sequence ATGGCGCTGCCAGTCGCAGCCAAGCCATTGGCCAAACAATTATTCGGCGCCCACAGACAAGGGTCGGCCCAAACCCCTGCGCCCTATGGCAGTTATGCCAAGGGCTGTTTGGCGGGTGGCGAACAATTGCCCCATACCGGCGCAACGTGGTTGGAAATGCGGGTGGCGCGCAACCGCAACTGGGGGCACCCCGAACTGATCGATTTCATCAAAAGCCTTAGCCGCAAGGCATCAAGGATGCGTGGCGCCAAAGGGATTTACCTTAGCGATATGTCGCAACCGCGTGGCGGCCCTATGCTGTCGGGGCACCGCTCGCACCAGATCGGGCTGGATGCCGATATCTGGCTGATGCCCGCCACCAATATGAAGCTGACGGTGCAGCAACGCGCCAACCTGTCCGCTGTATCCTATCGCCGCGCCAAAGGGGCCTATGTGAACAGCAAATGGGGCCGGTTCCAGCACAATATCGTCAAAGCCGCCGCACAGGACCCGCGTGTGGCACGAATATTCATCTTTCCCGGTGCCAAGGTGCAAATGTGCAAGGATGAAAAAGGCGATCGGCGCTGGCTGCGCAAGATCCGCCCGTGGTGGGGCCACCATTACCATTTCCACGTCCGCCTGAAATGCCCCAAGGGCGCGCGCGGCTGTGTCAATCAGGCCCCGCCCCCGCCCGGTGACGGCTGCAAAGGGGCGCAGGAATGGGTGGACAATATCCTGAACCCGCCGCCACCCGATCCGAACGCACCACCCCCGAAACCGCGGCGCGAATATGTTCTGTCGGACCTGCCCAAACAATGCCGCACCGTATTAGAGTCGCGCTGA
- a CDS encoding MFS transporter, with amino-acid sequence MAEVSQKKRVWGWMMFDWASQPYNTLLLTFIFGPYFAEIVTTNLMGSGVAEELAKAKAQAYWGWGLAISGLIIAITAPVLGAFADSSGHRMSWIKLFSVFYIVGAFGLWWTAPDSFSIIWALVFFGIGFIGMEFTTIFTNSMLPSLVPREDTGKISGSGFALGYWGGVLALAIMFPLFVENANGVTLLGNPPLLGLDGATREGTRLVGPFVAMWFIIGMIPFFLWVREKPADVQIDGNTRDALRGLWQTLKSLPKRHSMFAFLTSSLFYRDALNGLYGFGALYAKGVLGWEIMMIGVFGVISAITAAIFAYFGGRLDKKFGPKPVLIGTIIALITVCIIVVSMTRESLFGFAFAPDSQMPDIIFFICGGVIGAAGGMLQASSRTMMVRHADPERPTEAFGLYALSGKATAFLAPGLIALVSEISGNQRIGITPLIFLFGISLVLLVWVKPQGDHGA; translated from the coding sequence ATGGCCGAAGTTTCGCAAAAGAAACGCGTTTGGGGCTGGATGATGTTTGACTGGGCCAGCCAGCCCTATAACACGTTGTTGCTGACCTTTATCTTTGGCCCCTATTTCGCGGAAATAGTCACCACAAACCTGATGGGCAGTGGTGTGGCCGAGGAACTGGCCAAAGCCAAGGCGCAGGCCTATTGGGGCTGGGGGCTGGCCATCAGCGGGCTGATCATCGCCATAACCGCGCCCGTCCTGGGGGCTTTTGCGGACAGCTCCGGCCACCGGATGTCGTGGATCAAACTGTTTTCGGTGTTCTACATTGTCGGCGCATTCGGCCTGTGGTGGACCGCACCGGACAGCTTCAGCATCATCTGGGCGCTGGTGTTTTTCGGGATCGGTTTCATCGGCATGGAATTCACCACGATTTTCACCAACTCGATGTTGCCGTCACTGGTCCCCCGCGAAGATACGGGCAAGATATCCGGTTCGGGTTTTGCGCTGGGATATTGGGGGGGTGTTCTGGCACTGGCCATCATGTTCCCGCTGTTTGTGGAAAACGCCAACGGGGTGACACTGTTGGGTAACCCGCCACTGCTGGGGCTGGACGGGGCAACCCGCGAAGGCACACGGCTGGTCGGTCCGTTCGTTGCCATGTGGTTTATCATCGGTATGATCCCGTTCTTCCTGTGGGTACGGGAAAAACCGGCGGATGTGCAGATCGATGGAAACACCCGCGATGCCCTGCGCGGATTGTGGCAAACACTCAAATCCCTGCCCAAACGCCACAGCATGTTTGCTTTCCTGACCTCCAGCCTGTTTTACCGTGACGCGCTGAATGGCCTATACGGTTTTGGCGCGCTGTATGCCAAAGGCGTGCTGGGCTGGGAAATTATGATGATTGGTGTTTTCGGGGTGATATCGGCAATCACAGCGGCCATTTTTGCCTATTTCGGCGGGAGACTGGACAAGAAATTCGGGCCGAAACCGGTGCTGATCGGCACAATTATTGCACTGATCACTGTCTGTATCATCGTGGTATCCATGACCCGTGAATCGCTGTTCGGGTTCGCATTTGCGCCTGACTCGCAAATGCCCGACATCATCTTTTTCATCTGTGGTGGTGTCATTGGCGCGGCTGGCGGGATGCTTCAGGCCAGTTCCCGCACCATGATGGTGCGCCACGCAGACCCGGAACGCCCGACCGAAGCCTTTGGCCTGTATGCCCTGTCGGGCAAGGCCACAGCATTTCTGGCACCCGGATTGATTGCACTGGTTTCGGAAATCAGTGGAAACCAGCGCATCGGGATTACACCGCTGATTTTCCTGTTCGGGATCAGTCTGGTTCTGCTAGTCTGGGTCAAACCCCAAGGAGATCATGGCGCATGA
- a CDS encoding acyl-CoA thioesterase → MYPFFRMAKELIVHRNAPPLKMGEVHVSNHICWPWDLDFWFELNNGRTLTLYDLGRIPLANRLGLIRAIRKNGWGLTVAGTSVRYRRRVRMFQRFQIHSRALGWDKRFLYLEQSIWTRGHCANQALYRTAVTGPDGIVDPAKVGVAMGVGETSPELPEWVQNWIKAEDSRPWPPENLAKT, encoded by the coding sequence ATGTATCCGTTTTTCCGCATGGCCAAAGAACTGATTGTGCATCGAAACGCACCGCCACTGAAGATGGGCGAGGTGCATGTGTCCAATCACATCTGCTGGCCGTGGGATCTGGATTTCTGGTTCGAATTGAACAACGGGCGCACCCTGACACTGTATGATCTGGGGCGGATCCCGCTGGCAAACCGCTTGGGTTTGATCCGTGCCATCCGCAAAAACGGCTGGGGGCTGACGGTTGCGGGAACTTCGGTGCGCTACCGGCGGCGGGTGCGGATGTTCCAGCGGTTCCAGATCCACAGTCGGGCACTGGGCTGGGACAAACGGTTTTTGTATCTGGAACAATCCATCTGGACTCGCGGCCATTGCGCCAATCAGGCGCTGTATCGCACCGCTGTGACAGGGCCGGATGGAATAGTCGACCCTGCCAAAGTGGGTGTCGCGATGGGAGTTGGCGAAACCAGCCCCGAATTGCCCGAATGGGTGCAAAACTGGATCAAGGCCGAGGACAGCCGCCCGTGGCCGCCCGAAAATCTGGCAAAAACCTAA
- a CDS encoding YggT family protein — MTSLYQILNLILDVAWFIMIAHIIMSWLINFQVLNLHQPMVAQIWYGLNRLLEPLYSRIRRFLPATPGLDLAPLVAFLAIIVLRIILRNNVAFFL; from the coding sequence ATGACTTCGCTTTATCAAATCCTGAACCTGATCCTTGATGTGGCGTGGTTCATCATGATCGCCCATATCATCATGAGCTGGTTGATCAACTTTCAAGTGCTGAACCTGCATCAGCCGATGGTCGCGCAAATCTGGTACGGGTTGAACCGTCTGCTGGAACCGCTCTATTCCCGCATCCGCCGGTTCTTGCCAGCCACGCCAGGGCTGGACCTTGCTCCGCTGGTCGCATTCTTGGCCATCATCGTTTTGCGGATCATCCTGCGAAACAACGTCGCATTCTTCCTGTAA
- the recQ gene encoding DNA helicase RecQ has translation MSDATGLLSTVFGFDQFRPGQAEIVDAVVQGRNTLAIMPTGGGKSLCFQLPALMRDGVTVVISPLIALMRDQVRALQEAGVEAGALTSGNTEEETEYVYAAANDGRLKILYMAPERLASSGTQAFLQRINTTLIAVDEAHCVSQWGHDFRPDYLRLGDLRRSLNVQLAAFTATADEETRAEIITRLFDGSDPAVFLHGFDRPNIHLRFESKDSPRRQILEFAAARKGQSGIVYCATRKKTESLSAALNEAGHSACHYHGGMEAPDRRHVESRFQREDGLIVVATVAFGMGVDKPDIRWVAHADLPKSIESYYQEIGRAGRDGAPAETLTLYGPDDIRLRRTQIDEGLAPPDRRAADHARLNALLGLAEALGCRRQKLLAFFGEESEPCGNCDQCETPPETFDGTTAVRMALSAILRTGEYFGAGHLIDILIGNKTDKVQQRGHDTLPTFGVGKEYSRNEWQAIFRQMMGFDLIRPDAERFGAFRMTENARPILRDEQKIELRRDTIRRAKTSRGPVVKALVSDEDAPLLSALKAKRRALAEEARAPAYIIFNDRTLIEMAQTRPQTLDEMAHIGGVGAKKLEKYGETFLQIITGEAAVATHPQRRKLAGRDAGALYDRLLEVQGMLARGPDGLDKPMSCSASLLAKVAGAKPSDQSAMERLLGARKAERFGAAFLDVLSEGE, from the coding sequence GTGTCTGACGCGACCGGCCTTCTTTCCACCGTTTTCGGCTTTGACCAGTTCCGCCCCGGTCAGGCCGAGATCGTGGATGCCGTGGTGCAGGGCCGCAACACGCTGGCCATCATGCCCACCGGCGGTGGCAAATCCCTGTGTTTCCAACTGCCCGCCTTGATGCGCGACGGGGTGACGGTGGTGATTTCGCCGCTGATTGCCCTGATGCGCGATCAGGTCCGTGCCTTGCAGGAGGCAGGGGTCGAGGCCGGCGCGCTGACCTCGGGCAATACCGAGGAAGAGACCGAATATGTCTATGCCGCCGCCAACGATGGCCGTCTGAAAATCCTCTATATGGCGCCCGAACGGCTGGCGTCGTCCGGCACACAGGCGTTTTTGCAGCGGATCAATACCACCCTGATCGCCGTGGACGAGGCCCACTGCGTTTCCCAATGGGGCCATGACTTTCGTCCCGATTATCTGCGGCTTGGTGATCTGCGCCGCAGCCTGAATGTGCAACTGGCCGCCTTTACCGCCACCGCCGACGAAGAAACCCGCGCCGAGATCATCACCCGCTTGTTTGACGGTTCCGATCCTGCCGTGTTCCTGCACGGGTTTGATCGCCCCAACATCCATCTGCGGTTTGAATCCAAGGATTCCCCGCGCCGCCAGATCCTCGAATTCGCCGCCGCCCGCAAAGGGCAATCCGGCATCGTCTATTGCGCCACCCGCAAGAAAACCGAAAGCTTGTCCGCCGCCCTGAACGAGGCCGGGCATTCCGCCTGTCACTATCACGGCGGCATGGAGGCCCCCGACCGCCGCCATGTCGAAAGCCGTTTCCAGCGCGAGGACGGGTTGATCGTGGTTGCCACCGTGGCCTTTGGCATGGGGGTCGACAAACCCGATATCCGCTGGGTTGCCCATGCCGATCTGCCCAAATCTATTGAATCCTATTATCAGGAAATCGGCCGCGCGGGCCGCGACGGGGCACCGGCCGAAACGCTAACGCTATACGGTCCCGACGACATCCGCCTGCGCCGCACCCAGATCGACGAAGGTCTGGCCCCGCCCGATCGCCGCGCGGCTGACCACGCCCGCCTGAACGCTCTGCTGGGTCTGGCCGAGGCGCTGGGCTGTCGCCGTCAAAAACTGCTGGCGTTCTTTGGCGAGGAAAGCGAACCATGTGGCAACTGCGACCAATGCGAGACCCCGCCGGAAACCTTTGACGGCACCACGGCGGTGCGCATGGCGCTGTCGGCGATCCTGCGCACAGGCGAATATTTCGGTGCGGGACATCTGATTGATATTCTGATCGGCAACAAAACCGACAAGGTGCAGCAACGCGGCCATGATACCCTGCCGACATTCGGTGTGGGCAAGGAATACAGCCGCAACGAATGGCAGGCGATTTTCCGGCAGATGATGGGGTTCGATCTGATCCGCCCCGACGCCGAACGGTTCGGCGCTTTCCGGATGACCGAAAACGCCCGCCCGATCCTGCGGGACGAGCAAAAGATCGAACTGCGCCGCGACACCATCCGCCGCGCCAAAACGTCGCGTGGCCCTGTAGTCAAGGCGCTGGTCTCGGACGAGGACGCGCCGCTGTTGTCCGCGCTGAAGGCCAAGCGTCGCGCGCTGGCCGAGGAGGCCCGCGCGCCCGCCTATATCATTTTCAACGACCGCACCCTGATTGAAATGGCTCAGACCCGCCCGCAAACGCTGGACGAAATGGCGCATATCGGCGGGGTCGGCGCGAAAAAGCTGGAAAAATACGGCGAGACTTTCTTGCAAATCATCACCGGCGAAGCCGCCGTTGCCACCCACCCGCAACGCCGCAAACTGGCGGGGCGTGATGCGGGGGCGTTGTATGACCGGCTGCTGGAAGTGCAGGGGATGTTGGCGCGCGGGCCGGACGGGCTGGATAAACCCATGTCCTGTTCGGCGTCCTTGCTGGCCAAGGTGGCAGGTGCTAAACCGTCAGACCAATCCGCAATGGAACGCCTGCTGGGCGCGCGCAAGGCCGAACGTTTTGGCGCGGCGTTTCTGGATGTGTTAAGCGAGGGGGAATAG
- the yaaA gene encoding peroxide stress protein YaaA: MLIVVSPAKRLNEKAAMLPDASLPAFQDAANELAEYARDLTPDDLQKLMKISDKLARLNADRFAAFAPVSTPENAKPAALLFSGDTYTGLEAATLDADEMDWAQDHFRILSGLYGLLRPRDLIQAYRLEMGSRLKTARGKNLYEFWGDRITLALNEAAAQIGTDVLVNCASVEYFDAVDREALKLRVITPVFMEEKAGTPKIVSFFAKKARGAMARFIIERRLTDPEGMKDFDTGGYRFNSDMSDGDRWVFLRDYPEA; encoded by the coding sequence ATGCTGATCGTGGTTTCACCGGCCAAACGGCTGAACGAAAAGGCGGCCATGCTGCCGGACGCAAGCCTGCCTGCCTTTCAGGACGCGGCGAATGAGCTGGCGGAATATGCGCGGGATTTGACGCCGGATGATCTGCAAAAGCTGATGAAAATCAGCGATAAACTGGCCCGCCTGAACGCCGATCGTTTCGCCGCATTCGCGCCTGTTTCCACCCCTGAAAACGCCAAACCCGCCGCGCTGCTGTTTTCCGGCGATACCTACACGGGGCTTGAGGCCGCAACGCTTGATGCGGACGAAATGGACTGGGCACAGGATCATTTCCGCATCCTGTCCGGCCTTTACGGGTTGTTGCGCCCGCGGGATCTGATTCAGGCCTACCGGCTGGAAATGGGCAGCCGGTTGAAAACCGCACGCGGCAAGAACCTGTATGAATTCTGGGGCGACCGGATCACGCTGGCACTGAATGAAGCGGCGGCGCAGATCGGCACGGACGTGCTGGTGAATTGCGCCTCGGTGGAATATTTCGACGCGGTGGACCGCGAAGCGCTGAAACTGCGGGTGATCACGCCGGTGTTCATGGAGGAAAAGGCAGGCACGCCGAAAATCGTCAGCTTTTTCGCCAAAAAGGCCCGCGGGGCGATGGCGCGGTTCATTATCGAACGGCGGCTGACCGACCCCGAAGGGATGAAAGATTTCGACACCGGTGGTTACCGGTTCAATTCTGACATGTCTGACGGCGACCGCTGGGTTTTCCTGCGGGATTACCCCGAGGCCTGA
- a CDS encoding ATP-binding protein codes for MELSEKLAQERRGRLAAERLLEQKQNELFSANSRLGQHARALSVEIIEKRNEAEELKGENTRVRSDLKTAERRLWDSIQTIQDGFAVFDMNDCMVHANDSYLSVFDGLEEIRPGVSYVRIVQLLVEEGIVDIGNKTPMEWRDSMLTRWHTDPIEPRVIRLWNGEYIKLVDRRASDGDTVTLALNITEQIRHEAELNKARDNAEAANRAKSAFLANMSHEIRTPMNGVVGMADLLTDTPLDDEQRLYVDTIKNSGEALLVIINDVLDYSKIEADKLTLNSEPFDLEQCIHEIATLLQPSVQDKPVEILVDFDMFLPTQYIGDAGRMRQILTNLIGNAVKFTHEGHVAIRVVGLDAGDGKTRVHISIEDTGIGIPPEMIDHVFGEFNQVEDERNRKFEGTGLGLAITKQLIELMEGEVWVDSVVGEGSSFGFHVTLPVHEPALIAPDDSLSHINQALIISPMRGAVEILTKQLALLGIKALSFDRCDVALAADFKKPDIGFVDQILLEKGGKGLAEGLHTKFPTLPLVLLGTDREMLGDSPALAVLQKPILRRALYETLLNLDESIPDEVEETPVPEVEIEEVPEIAEIEPPVVEEQQTKRKMRILAAEDNKTNQLVFRKMVKDLDIELQFANNGVEAVELFETFRPDMIFMDISMPMMDGKEATRTIREIEEKTGLPRTPVVALTAHAMAGDDTEILAAGLDYYLTKPLRKAAICDKVSELAPEGVSPVMPDQASG; via the coding sequence ATGGAACTGAGCGAAAAACTGGCACAGGAACGGCGCGGGCGTCTGGCGGCGGAACGGCTGCTGGAGCAGAAACAGAATGAACTGTTCAGCGCCAATTCACGGCTGGGGCAACATGCACGCGCGCTATCGGTGGAAATCATCGAAAAGCGCAACGAGGCCGAGGAACTAAAAGGCGAAAACACAAGGGTGCGTTCTGATCTGAAAACCGCCGAGCGCCGCTTGTGGGATTCGATCCAGACCATTCAGGACGGTTTTGCCGTATTCGATATGAACGACTGTATGGTGCACGCCAATGATTCCTATCTGTCGGTTTTCGACGGGCTTGAGGAAATCCGCCCCGGCGTCAGCTATGTGCGGATCGTTCAATTACTGGTCGAAGAAGGCATCGTTGATATCGGCAACAAAACCCCGATGGAATGGCGCGACAGCATGTTGACGCGCTGGCACACCGACCCGATTGAACCGCGCGTGATACGTCTGTGGAACGGCGAATACATCAAACTGGTCGATCGCCGCGCCAGCGATGGCGACACGGTGACGCTGGCCCTGAACATCACCGAACAAATCCGCCACGAGGCCGAGTTGAACAAGGCACGCGATAACGCCGAAGCCGCAAACCGCGCCAAATCGGCGTTTCTGGCCAACATGAGCCACGAAATACGCACGCCGATGAACGGGGTTGTGGGCATGGCCGACCTGCTGACAGACACGCCACTGGACGACGAACAGCGCCTCTATGTCGATACCATCAAGAATTCCGGCGAGGCCCTTTTGGTGATCATCAACGATGTGCTGGATTACTCCAAGATCGAGGCGGACAAACTGACGTTGAATTCCGAACCCTTCGATCTGGAACAATGCATCCATGAAATCGCCACGCTGTTGCAGCCCTCGGTTCAGGACAAGCCGGTCGAAATTCTGGTGGATTTCGATATGTTCCTGCCCACGCAATACATTGGTGATGCGGGCCGGATGCGCCAGATTCTGACCAACCTGATCGGCAACGCGGTGAAATTCACCCACGAAGGCCATGTGGCCATCCGTGTAGTCGGGCTGGACGCGGGAGATGGCAAAACGCGGGTGCATATCTCGATAGAGGACACCGGCATCGGCATCCCGCCCGAAATGATCGACCACGTCTTTGGCGAATTCAATCAGGTCGAGGACGAGCGCAACCGCAAATTCGAAGGCACCGGTCTGGGGCTGGCCATCACCAAACAACTGATCGAACTGATGGAGGGCGAGGTCTGGGTGGATTCGGTTGTGGGCGAAGGCTCCAGTTTCGGGTTTCACGTCACCCTGCCGGTCCATGAACCCGCGCTAATCGCACCGGACGATTCCCTGTCGCATATCAATCAGGCGCTGATCATCAGCCCGATGCGTGGTGCGGTTGAAATCCTGACAAAGCAACTGGCGCTGCTGGGGATCAAGGCACTTAGCTTTGATCGTTGCGATGTGGCGTTGGCGGCGGATTTCAAAAAGCCTGACATCGGGTTCGTTGACCAGATTTTGCTGGAAAAGGGGGGCAAGGGGCTGGCTGAAGGGCTGCATACCAAATTCCCAACGCTGCCTTTGGTCCTGCTGGGAACCGACCGCGAAATGCTGGGCGACAGTCCGGCGCTGGCAGTGCTGCAAAAACCGATTTTGCGGCGAGCCTTGTATGAAACGCTGCTGAATCTGGATGAATCCATACCGGATGAGGTGGAAGAAACACCCGTTCCCGAAGTCGAAATCGAGGAGGTGCCGGAAATTGCCGAAATCGAGCCACCCGTCGTCGAGGAACAGCAAACCAAACGCAAAATGCGTATTCTGGCGGCCGAGGACAACAAGACCAACCAGTTGGTATTCCGCAAGATGGTCAAGGATCTGGACATCGAATTGCAGTTCGCCAACAATGGTGTCGAGGCAGTGGAACTGTTTGAAACTTTCCGGCCCGATATGATCTTTATGGATATTTCCATGCCGATGATGGATGGCAAAGAAGCCACCCGCACAATCCGCGAGATCGAGGAAAAAACCGGCCTGCCCCGCACACCTGTCGTGGCCCTGACCGCGCACGCGATGGCGGGGGATGATACGGAAATTCTGGCGGCGGGGCTGGATTATTACCTAACCAAACCTCTGCGCAAGGCCGCGATTTGCGACAAGGTATCCGAACTGGCCCCCGAAGGGGTTTCGCCGGTGATGCCGGATCAGGCCTCGGGGTAA